In Streptacidiphilus sp. P02-A3a, the DNA window GGGCCGTCCGCTCCTGACGCCACCGGCGGGAGCGGACGCGCACGGGCGGAGAACGCGCGACGGGGAACGCCTCCGTGGCGTTCCCCGCACTCCCCCGTGCGCACCGCGTGCGCCCGGTCCGACTAGTCCGTCGGGTGGTCCTGCGGCCGGGCCGCGGTGATGCCGTGCAGCAGCAGGTCCAGCGTGGCCTGCAACTCCTCGGTCAGGGACACGTTGCGGTCGCCGTGCGGCCGCTCGCACCAGCGGTACAGGGTGCCGAGGTAGAGGTCACGCAGCACGTTGCCGACGTGGGTGGGCTGCAGGTCCGCGCTCAGCTCGCCCTGGTCCCGGCCGCCGGAGACGATCTCCGCGAAGAGCTCCGCGACGTAGGGCTCCTCGATCAACGGCCGCCCGGCGCGGACCCAGGCGGTCAGCATCGCGCTGGTCTGGAACTGCTCCTCCTCGTTGATCCGGCCCAGGGTGCTCATACACTGGCGCAGTCTGCCGACGGCCGACGGGGACTGCTGCGGGGCGGACGAGAGCGCGGCGCCCAGCTTCTCGCGCCGCTCCTCCCCCCAGGCGCTTATCAGGTCCTCCTTGCGCTGGAAGTAGTTGAAGAAGGTGCCCCGGGCGACGTCGGCCCGGTCCGCGATCTCGTCGATCGACGTCTCGTCGTACCCCCGCTCGGTGAACAACGTCAGCGCGGAGGTGTAGAGGCGTTCCTTGACCCTCAACTTGTTGCGTTCCCGGCGGCCGAGCTGGGTGTTGTCAGATGCTCGAATGTCCATGGTGGTTCTCCGTCCCGCCGAGGTAGCAGCCTCTAGGGCGACGAGGTGGGGGGGTCTCTTAAATATATACCACAGTCTAACAATGATTCATGGTCAAAGTTCCAGCCGGTCCACGCCACTCTTGACCATTGCCTCCCACAGCGCGCAAGTGGCCCACGTCCTGGAAGGTCCCAGGACGTGGGCCACGTCTCGCAATGAAGGGTGTTGCGCGGATCACTGTCCGATCGTAGCGAGAATACTGTCCACACTCTCCGGCCCCAGCAGACGCCCGGCGGTGAGTTCGATCTGCCAGCCCTCGCGCAGCTGCCGCCGCAGCTGGGTCGCCATCAGCGAGTCCAGACCCAGGTCACGCAGCGGACGACGGCGGTCGAGGCCGGTCACCGACAGGCCCAGCACCTCCGCCGCCCGCTCCAGGAAGACCTCCGCCGGGCTGGTCGGCGCGGCCGCCGGGGCGGGCGCGGCGGATACCCGCGGGAGCTCGGGCCGGAGTTGACGGGAGACGGCCAACTCCGTTTGCCCGCCCGGTTCCCAGGGACCCGCCGCCGCCCGGGCCGGGCCCGCGAGGCCCGCCAGCGCGGCGGTACCCCGGCGCAGCAGCTCCGCCGAGAGCCCCCGGGCCCGGCCGCGCAACCGCACGGCCGCCTCGGCCAGCGGGGAGGCCAGCGGGGACGTCAGGGGTGACGCCAGGGGTGACGCCAGGGGTGACGCCACCCGCCTCGTCCGGCCGCCGAGCGGGAGCAGTTCGATCCCCAGGATCCGGGCCAGCACCCGCTCCTCGGGGTCCAGCAGGACCACGTCCGCCCGCGCCGGGCGCCCCCCGCGCGCCGGAGTGAACCGGCAGACGCTCCAGAACTCGTCGGTGAGGTCGGCGTGGAACTCCATCCGGCCGAAGCGGACCGGGGTGTACCCGCCGGGCTCGCGGGCGGTCGCCCAGGCGGCCAGCAGCGGCTGCAGACCGGTCTCCCAGGCGGCCGGCTGCGAGACCTTCGCCCGGCGCATCCGGGCCACCACCTCGCCGTCCCGCCGCCACAGCTGCTCCACGCTCCGGAACGCCTCGCTGACCTGGTAGCCCTGCCCCTCCGCCAGCGCGTGGAAGTCGGCGGCCGAGAGGTAGCGGCGGCAGCGCGACAGCGCGGCGTCCAGCGCGCCCGGCGCCCTGCTGCCCCGGTCGGCGGTGCTCGGGGTCACCTCGGCGGTGGCGCACAGGGTCCAGGGGCCGCCCGCGCGGGAGGACTCGACCCGCACCGGGCGGGCGCCGTCGCCGCCGCCGACGGTGACCCGCAGGCTGGTCCGGTCCGCCTCGTCCACGGTCACCGGGGGGCCGACCAACTTCAGGTCGCGCAGGGCCAGTTCGACGCCGGGCAGGACGCCGGCCGCCGCCTCCAGGATGGCCGCCGCGTGTACGGTGGGGACGACCGGCGCGACGCCGTGCACGGTCACCCCCTCGCCCCAGTCCCGCGAGCCCCACTGCGCCAGCGTGGTCTCCCGGACCGCCGCGGCCTCGGCGCCCGCGGCCGGTCGCGCCGCCCGCTGCCGCAGCGGGGTCTGGTCCCAGGCGTAGGTCGGCAGCGGGACGTTGGGGGCGGGAATGGCGAACCAGCGCTCCCAGTCGACCCGGCCGCCGTGCGCGAAGACCTGGCCGACCGCCCGGACCAGCGCCATCCGTTCGTCCTCGGCCCGGCGCAGGGTCGGCACCGCGCTGCCGCCGACGCCGCCCAGGGTCTCCTCGATCGCGCCGGTGAGCACCGGGTGCGGGCTGATCTCCACGAACACCGTGTCCCCGGCGTCGGCCATGGCGCGCACCGTCCCGGCGAAGCGCACCGGTCGGCGCAGGTTGTCCATCCAGTAGCCGGGGCCCAGTTCGGCACCGTCGACCGGCGCGGCCAGCACGCTGGAGACCATGGCGGTGGCCACCGAACGGGGCTCCAGCGGCTCCAGCGCGGCCAGCAGGTCGGCCCGCAGCTGGTCCATGCCCGGGGAGTGCGAGGCGACCTCCACCTTCACCAGTCGGCAGAACACCTCGCGCGCGCGTAACCGCTCGGCCAGTTCCGCGAGTTCGGCCTGCGGCCCGGCGACCACGGTGGACAGCGGCGAGTTCTCCACCGCGACGCAGACCGTGCCGCCGTACCCGGCGATCGCCGCCTCGGCCTCGTCCGCCGACAACTCCACCGCCAGCATGGCCCCTTGGCCCGCCAGTCGGCGCATCAGCCGGCTCCGGCGGCAGATCACCGCGCAGGCGTCGCGCAGGCTGAGCGCCCCGGCCACCCGGGCCGCGGCCGTCTCGCCCATGCTGTGGCCCACGCAGACGTCGGGCCGCACCCCGGCCTCGGCCAGCGCGGCGGCGAGCGCCACCTCGATCGCCCACAGCGCGGGCTGCACCCGGTCGATCGCGGTCGGGAACTCCTTCGCCTCGGTCAGCAACTCCAGTACCGACCAGCCGAGTTCGTCCTGGATGGCGGCGTCGCAGGCGGTCAGCTCGGACCGGAACGCGGCCGAGGAGGCGAGCAGCCCGCGGCCCATGCCGAGCCACTGCGAGCCCTGCCCGGGGAAGACGAAGGCGTTCCGGCGCACCCCGCCGAAACCGGCCTCGGCCTGGCCGCCGTCGGCCGTCGCCTCGCCCCGGGCCAGCGCCCGCAGTTGCCGCGCGAGGTCGTCGTGCGTGGTCCCGGTGACCCACATCCGGTACGGGTGGGCGTCCCGGCGCAGCGCGGCGGCGGCGCACAGGTCGCGCAGCGGGTACCCGCGGCCCCGGCCGCCGGGCTCCAGGTGGGCCGCGTAGGCGTCGGCCGCCCGGACCAGCGCGCGCCGCGAGCGGGCGCTGAGCACCAGCAGGTGCGGTTGACCGGGGTCCGCGGCGGCCGGGGCAGGGGCGGCCGGAGCGCGGTACTCGCCGATCACCGCGTGCGCGTTGGTGCCGGATATACCGAAGGAGCTGACCCCGACCAGGGCGGTGTCGCCCATCGGCGCCAGCGGCTGGTTGCGGGTGACCACGGCCACCGACAGCTGTCCGTCGGCGATCACCGGGCTCGGCTGCTCGCAGTGCAGCGAGGCCGGGACGACGCCGTGACGGGCGATCAGCACCGCCTTGAT includes these proteins:
- a CDS encoding TetR/AcrR family transcriptional regulator is translated as MDIRASDNTQLGRRERNKLRVKERLYTSALTLFTERGYDETSIDEIADRADVARGTFFNYFQRKEDLISAWGEERREKLGAALSSAPQQSPSAVGRLRQCMSTLGRINEEEQFQTSAMLTAWVRAGRPLIEEPYVAELFAEIVSGGRDQGELSADLQPTHVGNVLRDLYLGTLYRWCERPHGDRNVSLTEELQATLDLLLHGITAARPQDHPTD
- a CDS encoding type I polyketide synthase → MEHTSQICETPVAVVGLGCRFPGANSPEQFWANLLANVDAVGEVPGDRFDLSAHYDPQPETPGKTVSRHGGFLDDPFAFDAGFFGISPVEATTMDPQQRILLQVVWEALEAAGIRPSALAGSRSGVFVGQATAEYAETAYLSDGPTIRNAAGCRLRAVTAGRVSYALDLRGPSLVLDTACSSSLVAVHSARQSLLAGECDLAIAGGVNIILSPEDSIAYSQGGMLSPRGRCRFGDASADGFVRSEGVGVVVLKRLADALRDDDTVLATLLGSAVTNDGRGSGLLLQPAVSGQVDMVREACLAAGVTPGRLDYVEAHGTGTRVGDSVELRALAAAAERPADRPLLTGSVKSNIGHAEAAAGIAGMIKAVLIARHGVVPASLHCEQPSPVIADGQLSVAVVTRNQPLAPMGDTALVGVSSFGISGTNAHAVIGEYRAPAAPAPAAADPGQPHLLVLSARSRRALVRAADAYAAHLEPGGRGRGYPLRDLCAAAALRRDAHPYRMWVTGTTHDDLARQLRALARGEATADGGQAEAGFGGVRRNAFVFPGQGSQWLGMGRGLLASSAAFRSELTACDAAIQDELGWSVLELLTEAKEFPTAIDRVQPALWAIEVALAAALAEAGVRPDVCVGHSMGETAAARVAGALSLRDACAVICRRSRLMRRLAGQGAMLAVELSADEAEAAIAGYGGTVCVAVENSPLSTVVAGPQAELAELAERLRAREVFCRLVKVEVASHSPGMDQLRADLLAALEPLEPRSVATAMVSSVLAAPVDGAELGPGYWMDNLRRPVRFAGTVRAMADAGDTVFVEISPHPVLTGAIEETLGGVGGSAVPTLRRAEDERMALVRAVGQVFAHGGRVDWERWFAIPAPNVPLPTYAWDQTPLRQRAARPAAGAEAAAVRETTLAQWGSRDWGEGVTVHGVAPVVPTVHAAAILEAAAGVLPGVELALRDLKLVGPPVTVDEADRTSLRVTVGGGDGARPVRVESSRAGGPWTLCATAEVTPSTADRGSRAPGALDAALSRCRRYLSAADFHALAEGQGYQVSEAFRSVEQLWRRDGEVVARMRRAKVSQPAAWETGLQPLLAAWATAREPGGYTPVRFGRMEFHADLTDEFWSVCRFTPARGGRPARADVVLLDPEERVLARILGIELLPLGGRTRRVASPLASPLASPLTSPLASPLAEAAVRLRGRARGLSAELLRRGTAALAGLAGPARAAAGPWEPGGQTELAVSRQLRPELPRVSAAPAPAAAPTSPAEVFLERAAEVLGLSVTGLDRRRPLRDLGLDSLMATQLRRQLREGWQIELTAGRLLGPESVDSILATIGQ